CTGAGATCCACGGCGTCCACGGCGGCGACGCCGTCGTGGGAAAGCAGCGCGCCCAGGGTGATCCCCGTCCCCACGCACACCACGAGCGCGCGGTCGGGGTGCGGGGCGAGCAACGCCGGGAGGTGCCCCTCCGCCGCCATGTACCGCCAGACCGGCTTGACGGTGGCGGTCATCGCGATCCCGTTGACGATCACGCTCTTGGCGTCGGGATCGCGGAACCCGTAGGACTTCCGCACGACGGCCACCGTGTCGGTCGCCCCTTCGCGGTAGGCGAGCACCTCCCCGATCGCCTCGCGCCCGCGACTCGCCCGCAGGAACCCCTCGAGGAACGCGTCGCGGGGCGCACCCACGGCGGCGGCGACCGCGACCGCGATCCCGCAGGCCGCCGCGCGTGCGGCGGCGCGGACGGGAACCGCGAAGACGAGCAACACCCCGGCGAGCGCGTTGATCCCGGCGAGCACCGCGAGGGCGCGCGGAGCGCCGAGAGCCGGGAGCAGGACGAGCCCGGCGACGAGCGCGCCGGCGATCGCGCCGACGGTGTTCGCCGCGTAGACGGCGCCGACCTCCCGTCCCACCCGCTCCCCCGACGTCGCGAAGACCCGCGCGGCGAGCGGGAGCGCCATCCCGGACAGGATCGTGGGAGGCACGACGATCGGCACGGCGCGCAGCGCCGCGGCGGCGAGGAATCCGCCGAAGCTCCCCGCCTCCTCCGGCGGCGAGAGCCACGCGGGCATCCAGAACAGGCTCGAGGCCACCCACGCGCCCATCCCCAGCTCGAGGGCGACCAGCACGAGGATCGGCTCGCGCACACGCGAGGCGAACCGCCAGACGGCGAGCGATCCGATCACGAGCCCGATCAGGAACAACCCGAGCATCACACTGAACGAGTAGGCGTAGGAACGCAGGCACAGGGCGAGCAGCCTGGTCCAGACGACCTCGTACCCGAGCACGGCGGCCCCTCCGAGCGCGGTCGCGACGAGGCACGCCCGGCGCGCCCGCGTCCCCCAGGCGCGCGTCCGCTCGTTCCGGACGCCCCGCGGCGCGGCGGGAGGCTCCGCCTTCGAGCGATCCAACGCGATCGCGGCGAGCCCCGCGCATGCGGCGCCCGTCGCCGCGACGAGGCCGGCGGCCGAGACCCCGAGGAACTCGAAGAGAACGAGCCCGCCGAGCAGCGCCCCCACGGCGGCGCCGAGGGTGTTCAGGCCGTAGAGCAGGCCCAGTGCGCCGGCGATTCCCCCCGGATCGCGCACGACGTGGCGCGCGAGCGCGGGGAGCGTTCCTCCCATCAGGAGGGTCGGGACCAGCAGGAGCGCGAACGCCAGCGCGAACGTCGCGACGTCGCCCGCCGTACCTCCGTGGAGCGCCCGGGCCGGCGCGAGCAGGATCTCCCGCCCGTGGGACAAGGCGAGCACGAGCGCGGCGCTCGCCGCCGCGACGCCGAGCTCGAGGAGCCCGTACAGGCGCAGCGGCCGCGCGACGCGGTCGGATCGAGGTCCGAACACGAAGGCGCCGAGGGCGAGCCCCGCCATGAATGCAGCGAGCACGAGGGAGGTGGCGGCGACGGCGCTCCCCGCGAGCCAGGTCATCTGGCGCAGGAAGACCGCCTGGAGCACGAGGGCCGCCGCACCCGAAAGGAAGAACAGGAGCGGGACGAGCACGGTCACGAATTATAGTGGCGCTCCCCCGGCAAGGGACCGCAGTGAGACACACAATCCGACTCCTGATTCTTGCTATTGTGTCATCACGGGTGCTCGGCGCCCCTGCGCCGCCCGAGGTCCTGGCGACCTTGGACCTCGGCTCCCTCGAGACCAACCCGACGATCAGCGGCCGCGACGGCGCCTACAGCACGCGCGTCGGCGGGATGTCGGTCTGGGTCTACGGCGACACCGTCCTGAATCAGCCCGGCGCCGATGGGGGAACGTGGCGGAACAACACCCTCTCGTGGACGCGCGACCTCTTCTCACCCGACGGCATCACCGGGCTCGGAGACCGCGCCGATGCCATCGGCGGCCCGGTGCAGTTCCTGCCGATGACGGCGGACGAGCTCTTGTACAACGACCTTCACCGCGGCGAGAACTGCCGGGAGCCGCCCTGCGGGTGGAGCTACGGCCTCTGGCCCGGGATGCTCGTGTTCGACGCGGAGCGCCGGCGCGTCCTCTACACGTACGGCAAGCTGCACTTCGGTCCCGGAGCGTGGAACTTCACCCTCGTGGGAACGGGCATCGCCGTCGGCGAG
The sequence above is a segment of the Candidatus Polarisedimenticolaceae bacterium genome. Coding sequences within it:
- a CDS encoding fused MFS/spermidine synthase, whose translation is MLVPLLFFLSGAAALVLQAVFLRQMTWLAGSAVAATSLVLAAFMAGLALGAFVFGPRSDRVARPLRLYGLLELGVAAASAALVLALSHGREILLAPARALHGGTAGDVATFALAFALLLVPTLLMGGTLPALARHVVRDPGGIAGALGLLYGLNTLGAAVGALLGGLVLFEFLGVSAAGLVAATGAACAGLAAIALDRSKAEPPAAPRGVRNERTRAWGTRARRACLVATALGGAAVLGYEVVWTRLLALCLRSYAYSFSVMLGLFLIGLVIGSLAVWRFASRVREPILVLVALELGMGAWVASSLFWMPAWLSPPEEAGSFGGFLAAAALRAVPIVVPPTILSGMALPLAARVFATSGERVGREVGAVYAANTVGAIAGALVAGLVLLPALGAPRALAVLAGINALAGVLLVFAVPVRAAARAAACGIAVAVAAAVGAPRDAFLEGFLRASRGREAIGEVLAYREGATDTVAVVRKSYGFRDPDAKSVIVNGIAMTATVKPVWRYMAAEGHLPALLAPHPDRALVVCVGTGITLGALLSHDGVAAVDAVDLSEGVLASLPLFDAENGRAYADPRVRLVRADGRHFLETTARTYGLVTLEPPPPIVAGSAQLYSLDFYRACRRRLEPGGVVAQWLPLHAQSLASARMAARTFLDAFPHVQLWLPSIRDAVLIGSDRPIELPLERLRAAYASPRTRANLEAAYLETPEALLGTYLLDRAGIEAWCGDADRVTDERPRMEFFRRLGPNMKDPDIATLLEPAAGDYRWVRGLDADPELAARVAAERYALERYVRSEVEEDLEAAREAARASRGTGFFLYRFGCDPRQIETLRKSDRGGGAWASHARNCALLTPSSSARAASAAPGAPDAAGP